GCACCTTGGCGATGAGCAGGCCCAGCGGCGTGGCGATCAGCACGGCGGTGAGGAAGCCGAGCACGGCCCGGTGCACGGAGGTCCACAGCACCTCGACGGCCCGGCCGGTCTCGATCGCCTCGGCCACCGAACCCCACACCGACCCGGGTGAGGGAAGCTGGTACTCCGGCCAGAACGCCAACGCCCACAGCGCCTGCCACACGCCCAGGAGCAGGGCGAACGCGACCAGCGGCGGCAGGGCGGTGCGGACGAACCGCCTGCCCGGCGACGGCCGCTGCTCCTGCGTCGGCGCGTCGAGCGCGTCGAGCCCGGCGCCGACCGCCGCGAGGTCGTTGTCAAGCCGCTGCGTGGCCACTGATCACCTCCCGCAGGTGCGAGGTGATGTCGTCGATCAGCGTCGCCTCGTCACCCCGGGTGGTGTCCCACTCGCGCACGACGCGGCCCGGCCGCGAGGACAGCAGCACGACCCGCTGGCCCAGCCGCACGGCCTCGCGCACGTCGTGGGTGACGAACAGGATGGCGTTCCCCGTCTCGCGCCACACCCGCACCAGCTCCGCCTGGAGCACGTCGCGGGTGATCGCGTCGAGCGCGGCGAACGGCTCGTCCATCAGCAGCAGGCCGGGCGTGCCCTCCTCGGCGCTGCCCAGCGTGGACGCCAGGGCGCGCGCCAGGGCCACGCGCTGGCGCATGCCACCGGACAGCTCGTGCGGGCGCTTGTGCCCGGCGCCGCCGAGCCGGACGAGGTCGAGCAGCTCGCCGGCCTTCTGCCGGCGCGGACCGCGCTTGAGGCCCGCGAGCCGCAGCGGCAGCTCCACGTTGCGCGCGGCGGTCAGCCACGGCATCAGGGCGGCTTCCTGGAACATCACGGCGGGCCGCGACGTGGTCAGCGCGATGGTGCCCGAGGTGGGCGCGTCCAGCCCGGCGACGAGGTTGAGCAGCGTGCTCTTGCCGCAGCCGGACGCGCCCAGCAGGCACACGAACTCGCCCGGCGCGACCCGCAGGTCGAGGCCGTCGAGCGCGGAGACGGCCGCTGCGCCGTGGCCGAAGACCTTGTGGACCCCGGACAGCGTCACCGCCGCGTCCGCGGTGGCGTGGGCGGCCGAGGGCTCAAGAGTGGCGGTCATGGTGTGCCTGCCTTCCCTGGGTTACTTCTTGTCCAGCCCGGCGGCGTCCACGGTCGGCTTGCCCGCCGCCGAGAGCACCTTGTTCAGCAGCGTGAAGTCGACGAGCCCCGCCACGTCGGCGGCCTCCTTCGCCACGCCCGCCGTCACCGCGTCCTTCGCCAGCCGCGGGAACGACTCGGCCTGCGGGTCGAGCACCAGCTCGATACCGCCGAACGCCCGGTCCAGCACCGGCTCGCCCAGGGCCTTGCCGGTCAGGGCCTTGAGCGCGTTGTTGACGACCTGCTTGGCCTCGACCTGGTTGTTCCGCGCGAAGTCGGTGGCCGCCAGGTGGCCGCGCAGCAGCGCCTCCACGGTCTGCGGGTGCCGCTGGAGGAACTTCGTGCGCACGACCAGCACC
This region of Saccharothrix longispora genomic DNA includes:
- a CDS encoding ABC transporter ATP-binding protein — translated: MTATLEPSAAHATADAAVTLSGVHKVFGHGAAAVSALDGLDLRVAPGEFVCLLGASGCGKSTLLNLVAGLDAPTSGTIALTTSRPAVMFQEAALMPWLTAARNVELPLRLAGLKRGPRRQKAGELLDLVRLGGAGHKRPHELSGGMRQRVALARALASTLGSAEEGTPGLLLMDEPFAALDAITRDVLQAELVRVWRETGNAILFVTHDVREAVRLGQRVVLLSSRPGRVVREWDTTRGDEATLIDDITSHLREVISGHAAA